The following nucleotide sequence is from Rhizoctonia solani chromosome 15, complete sequence.
TTCCGTGGCACGTTTCCTGAGTCCAACCAATCTAACCAGTCCAAATTCCGAGCAAAACGCGCATTTGACACGGTTCCTCGTAACCACAAATGAGTTGTGGTTCCAATAACGGTTCTCCAGGTTCGACTTGGTGGTTAACAGCTCTCACGCCCAAACCTCTGGCGTCTGACCAGAAACAAATCGATGTTGGGATTGTAAGGGTTGTGGCGCTCTCGGAACTGTGTGGCGGCAGAGCTAGCACCCCCTATTCAGCTACCCCAATCCATCAAAATTCTATCACACAAAGCAATCAATAAACATAGCCATAAGATGCCCATAAATGAACACCAATTAAATAGTTCCAAACTAAGATTACAAAAAGCACATAATTCGGGCAGGCGTGGGTCTACCCCCCAACCTCCAGCATACTCACCAACCACATTACTGCAGATTGAATTTCATCCACTGGTGGACCGAGCTCAAGCCCGAGTTCTTCGCAGACGAGTGTGGTCAGTCCAGTCACATCCGTCCGAATCTTCCCCGATTAGTCCAAGTTCTCGGGACATGCTGGGCCTCTCAGGTAATTCAGGAAACGACCCAATCCTATCATGTAGACCAACGTCCCTGCGATAAAAGGGTTCGCCATAGATGCAGAACTGTGGTCGCCTGCTGAAATCGAAAGGATCATCCCATTCCGAGAACACAACGTCCGAGAGGAGATGAGTTATCGAATTCATCCCTCGCCGTTCTTCAAAAGTATAGTCCGGATGGCGGAACCAGGATGAGTCGTGTATCGAGAGTTCCTCTCGGCATTCCGGAAGGCTCTCGGCCTGTGGTTCGATGGGGTTCCTCTTGGGATCTAGTACATGTTTCAAGATCTGGGTTCGTGCGGCGCCGAGTTGGCGACGTCGAATTTCGAGCGTTTTCTCGGCCTGAGCAGAAGGGTAAAGtcaaaaaagggggggggggaaatCCACAGCTTTAACATACTAATTTAATCGATGAGTCAGCCCGCGACTTTAAATACCTAACCTCACTTGCTAAGGTCTGGATCTGGGTGTTTGATATGCAAGCATTGTCAAAAAGCTTGTATCCTAGACCCCTTGCATCTTGGACCACAACTATATAACGGACTCAATTTAGCGGGAAAGCAGAACACCCAACAGCTAAGCTTACATTCTTTGGACGACGCCCGGGAGAACAATCTATACCAATGATGTTAGACTAGCCTTTCTTCCGAATCTCTAATATACTAACCCAACCAGTTCTATAGCTTCAAACTGAGGAATTGTGTCTATAACATCTGGCGAGAGGGTTGTAGTAGAGTGTTCGTCTAAGTATTGAACGGCTGATGCTTTCCACGCCCGGCACCGGTTTGCGACCACCGGAAGTCGGTACTTCATATGCTAAAAGGTGGGGGAAAGAGGTAAATTTCACGATATATGAGAGATTTAGACCCAAAAATTAACATACAGTCTCCCAATACTCCTTCAGGCGGGAGATGCTAGGCAGCGACTGGGATTTGTCCTCAATTTTTGCGCACATATAGACGATATCTTGGTAGATCTAGCCAGGTGATGATTATAAGCATACTGTAAGGACCAAGTTGATTTCAACTCACGTTCCATAAGTCGATCTTTACTTCGTTTGCGGTGTATGCTAACATGAGCAATGCATCGTGTTGGCCTAGTGCATCAAAAGTAGCTTGTTCTCCTTTAAGCGCGTTTTCCGCTGCTTTGACAAGCCCTTCAAGGTGATCTTCGTGAGGAAATTCTGGCTCAGAATTGAGTATGCAGATAGTAGATCAAGCTAAGGAGGGACAAACCAggagtatctccatcaaatGCAGCCGCATGCAATTCTTCAATGGACTTCAAAATCTCTCCCTTCCGAGCAACCTGCTTGTTGTATTCGCTCCCCTGCTCCCGAATATTCGTCAACCATCACACACCAGCAACGTTAACGTGTGCTGAAATACATACCGGATTTTCGAGCTCTTTGATGCGCTTCACAACGGCCCGTAAAGCATCCGAGTCTgcattcttcttccccacaAGGCACTTCGTTGCTTGATCACCCTCTTCCGTTGACTCTTCTGGGTATTGCATTTGGGTCTCTGGCCTCCCTTGACTGAGAGGGACTCCCTGCTTGGTCGAACCTCCGTACTTGGTGGGGTGAAATTTATTGGTGCAATCGTTTATCCCGGTTATTCTAGCATATTAATCAGTAGTGCGCCGCACAAATTGATGTACACACAAACCTAAGGAGGCCGTATGATTCAATTCTCTTCCGTAAATTATGTTCTTTCGATTTGAGTTCCTTAAGCTCGGTCTCGTAAGGGGAAATATCGTCTTCGACAGAGACGAGTGCAAGTCGTAAACGGTCATGCTGACAAGAAATTAGGCCATTAATTAGGTGGTACCTCAATATACCAGAGCGGAACATACGTCTTTAGCATATGGCATCAGTCGAGATGAGCTATGTATCGTATCCATGATGGTAAATGTTGACAAATATATGTTGTTGGTTGCTGAGGAAGGATCCAAGGTAAAGTGATTGAAGGTTGCTCGAGCCTCGGGGTTCATTTATGTACTGTTTGCGCATTGACCATATGCCATCTTCCTTTATGGGTAACATGGCCACAGTACGAGGAAGTGGGTCAATGCGCTCTGAATATTCAAACCCCGACTCCTATATTTGATGAGTGAACAATAAAGATCCCTTAAGCTTCATGAACGCTATTAAAACACAGGTGGCAATCCAACAAATGATGTTGCAAGGAGTGGGCTTACGGTCTCAGTTTTCGGTTTTCAATCAGTACTACTTTTTGTTCCTTCATTCAACAACTGTAGGGCCCCTTTCCAGTCCATTCAATACCTTTTATTGATTTATTTCAAAAACCTCCTGCAGTATATTAGCATAGGGCTAACTACGGGACTTCTGTGATCGTAGAAGTTACCTATTGTTATCCACAAACAATCACATGCATGCTGATAGATTCACATACCATCAAAATAGACCCAAACACATCCCGAGCTTCCGATGTTGCAACCCATGAGTCCCTCTGTCTTTGCGTCTCAGCAGATTAATGTTCTTGCAGTGTCCTGATCACCTCTTCCTCAATACAAGGCCTGTGATGGCAACTCTACTGTGATGTAATTAATAAGATCCTGAAGTTCGGTATGTTGGTGAATAAtgtcttttttcagtatCATATCGCCTGAAAACTCTGAACTCAGTATGTCTTCCTCGGCATGAGTCAGACTGAGAGATGTTTGATGCCCAAAATCAGTGTACAATGAACTTCATTTCCTTCCGAGACCATACTCCTGAACGCACCTGCGAGTTTGGCACCAGGATGGGAGTCATATCATCATTCGTTGTCGAAAGCTTGACCAATATCAAAGCCATGAGACACGCCACCCTCGTTAAATATAGCCACAAGAAGCTAGATTCTTCGAACTTTAAAATTTGTATGATGCCCAGCGTATCCAGTGAAATGCGTGGCTGCAGGTAGGCATCATAACGCTATCGATTTCCTCAATATCTGACAAAATTGACTGAGAGTCACATTCCACACCACACCCAGCCGATCCTAGACCGATCGTGGAACCATGAATAGTACTAGATTTAGTATATCGAGAACGGGCTACAGTAAATTGTGCGAACTTGGCACTACTATAGTTATTTTCGTCTCTACGGGGTCCCGCAAAGTCCGCGAGCCTACCGCAACCAATCCCCCAACGTTATGCGACCTAACTGGGACATGTACTATATATTCGAATTATGATTCCTGGAGAATTTTCTCTACCATTTCACCCACTCCATCAAAATTCTATCACACAAAGCAATAGATAAATATGGCTATAAGGCGGTCGTAAATAAACACGAATTAAATAGTTCCAAACCAAGATTACAAAAAGCGCATAATTCGGACAGGTGCGGGTCTATCCCCGACCCCTAGCATATCCACCAACGACATTATTAAAGTTTGAACTTCATCCGCTGGCGGCGGACTGTTCCCGAGCCCAAGTTGCGCCCGTGCTTCGGAGAGAGTTTCCTGCAGCTCTCGTTGGACGATTGGCGTCAGTTCATTCGCATCCACCTGAATCCTCCCTCCATAGTTCGGCTCCTCAGAGTATGTTGGAGCCTCCCCATCTATAGGAGGAACCTCAATCTGATTGCGTCGATTAAAGACATCGGGATCATCGAGTTCGTCATACGTGGGGGGCTGGTATCGTGTGGGGAGAAGAGCAGTAGGACACGTTGTCCTTCGAATCCGACTCAATCGCGACTGGACGATCTCCCTAACGTAGGCATTTATCGAGTATGTCTCGGCTTTTGATAATAAACGAGAGACCATAGGGTGGAACTGGGATAAGCCGTGTATCGTGACCAGCTCTGGGTATCCGGGAAGGCGCTCAGACAATTGTTCAACGGGACACCTATTTGGGTCAATTACATGATCCAAGATCTGGCTTCGTGCAGCATTAAGTTGGCGACGTCGGAGTTCGAGCACTTTCTCGGCCTAGATAGAAGGGGAGGTCAATAAGAGTGCAGCACGTATATATATGAGATTTAACGTACTACTGTAACTGATTTCTCAGCCCGTAACCTTAATCCCTCGATCCGCTTCACTGCATCCTCAATCTCGGCCCTTGCATAGTAAGCGTCGCTGGAAAGCTTGAATCCTATATCTTTTGCTTTCTCAATCACATCTGTGTCACATGTTCAAATTAGCTGAAAAGGACGGTAGAATAGGTACGCTTACGTTCTTTGGGTGTCACCCGAGAGAATAATCTATATCAATCTTGTTAGGCTAACATTTCATCCAAAGCTGTAAAGTACTGACCCAGCCAATTCCATAGCTTCGAATTGAGGAATCTTGTCTAGAACATGCTCTGAGAACAATGGATCAGAATGCTCATCAAAGTACTGCTGGGTCAGCCTTTTCCACGTCTGGCACTGCTGTGCAGCCAATCGACATTGGTCGATCATAttctaaagaagaaaaaaaagttAAAATTAGTGATATATTGGAGCTTTAGACTCAGAAATCGACGTACGATCTTCCAGAACTCTTTTATTATGTAGACCCTAGGTAATGACCAAGACTGGGTCTCGAGATCTTCGCACATATCAATAATCTTTTCAAAAATCTAGCCGGTAGATGAGTATAAGTGTACTGTGAGCACCAAGTTTGTTCGAACTCACATCACTCAAATGAATATTTGCTTCCCTTGCGACATGCTCTAATTTAAGGAGCCCATCTTGGTCCAGTTTCTCAAGAGCGGCTTGTTCTCCCTTTACCGCAATTTTAGCTACTTCGACAAGTAATTCAAGCTGGTCTTCATGAGGAAATTCTGCCTCATACATGAGCGTACGGACGAGAGAAAAAAATAAGGAGGGACAAACCAGGAGTATTTCCATCGAACGCGGTTGCATACAATTCTTCAATTGACTTTATAAGTTCTTCTCTCTGAGCAACACGTTCGTTATATTTGATTTTCTATTCCCAGACACTTATCAGCCATGTGATACCATCAAAGCGCGCTGAGATACTTACTGCATCCTCAGCTTTTTTTATGCGTTCCAAAACGGCGGCCAAAACGTCCGCGCCAATCCCCTCCATGGTAAAAGGAAACTCCTGCGTCTGCTCGTCTCTTCCTGTCGATTCCTTCGGGCCTTTGTTTTGGATCCACGGTGTCCTGGGACTAAAAACGACTACCTTTCCAGTCGAATCTACGTACTCGGCGGGATGAAATTCGTCCATGTATTCCTTTATCTTGGCTTGCCTAAGATATTAATGAGTAGTGTGTTGCCTAATTCACTATACATACAAACCGAATATCGGAGAAACTTTTGAGGCTTTTTCGTATaacttcttcttcctctcgGAGCGCCTTAAGACTAGCTATATCGGCTTCATAACGGTGGATCTCGCTTTCAACGCAGAGGAGTGCAAGTTGTAGACGGTCGTGCTGGCGAGGTATCGGAATATTAGCTAGGTAACACCTTAATATAGGATAGAGTATACATCTTTGGCATATGGTATCAGTCGAGATGAATCATGCATCGTATTTTCGATGTTAAATGTCGACGGGGATATGTTGTCGGTTATCGAGAAAGAAATCCGGGTAAAGTGAGCAAAGAGCTTTTCGAGCCTGGGATCCATTTATATGCTACTTGTGCATTGGCCATGTACCAACTTCCTTTATGCGTAACGCGGGTCATAGCACAAGGAAGTGAGGTCAATGTGCACTGGATGTTTGAACTCCGAAAATCACTACTAATGTTCGTTACCACAAGAACCTATATTGCAAACTCCACATCCGACGGAGCAATTAATGTGTCCTGTGTTTCATGGGTACAGCCAAAATCCAAGTGGCAAGTCAACAACTGCTGGCGCAAGAAACGATCTTAAGCTTACGGTCCCGGATGTTTGGTTTTTGGTCAACGCAGCTTTTTGTTCCTTGATTCCATGACTGTAGAGGCCCTTTTCAAAATATCCAATCTTTTTTTAAGTACGTAGTGAAAGCCTTCTTGAGTATATTGCGGTGTGGCTAACTATGATACATGATTTCTGTGATTGTTGAAAGTACTTATTGTTATCCGGAAACAATGACATAGGTGAGGACGTGCATACCATCAAAATAGACCTAAACACATCTCGAGCTTCCAGAAAATCTTCGTGTTGCTtcaacccataagtccttCTGTCTTTGCGCCCCAGGATATTAGTGTTCTTGCAGTCTCCTCATCGCCCCTTCCCAAAGCTAAGACCAATGATGTCAGCCCGCCCGTTGCACCTTCTTCTCGTTCGTCCAAGCAATCGACACTCAGCCCCATTTCTTTCCACTCCTCAGATATCATAATCTCCTGAGCCGCATCTAGATCTCCTTCCGAGACCATACTCCTAAATGCACGTGCGAGTTTGGCATCGGGATGGGAGTCATAGTAGCGTTCGTCGTCAAGAGCTTGGCCAAGATCAAAGCCCTCAGAGATGCCACCCTCATTATATAGAGTCACAAGAAGCTTGCCGGCATTTGATGAGGATCCGGACTGGAGCGGATAAGTAAGAGTAGCCGCGCCACAATTAGGGCTTGGACAAAGTGGCCGATTGGTCGGGCTTTGAATTTCGTACGATGCCCAGCACGTCCAGTGAAATGTGTGGCCACAGCTGGGCAGCCTAATACTGTCGATTTCCTCAATATCTGACGAAATTGACTGTGAGTCGAATTCGACATCAGGCGTGGGTATATAAATTGGATGTGAACAGAGGGAGCAGGCAGCGGCAGATGTAGTGGACTGCATCCTGCCTTGGTATCTCTTCGAGTATTTATGAGTTCTTCGAATTGGATTCACGAGACTGAGGGGGCAAGCTGCTTGTCTTGTTGAATACCCACTGGAGTCCAGTGGGAGATCGTCAACGTACGGGGAATTAAAATTAAAGAGTCCTTTGgcgcttggcgcttatctcGGTCAAGAGCAACACCCCATAACCCCAGCGCTGGCGGGTTACATTATCCAGTACCAACTCTTCTGTAGTTACAACAATCTTGTTCTCTAAGCAATACTTGCTCCACCATCAACGACAAGGACCTGTCCTGTGAGATATGTACACTGGACCAATATAAGTTAGTATTTAGAATAGTAACGAGAAACCACGACCATCTACCTTCATTGCGAAAAGATACGCCTCCGCAAGCTCTTCCGGCTTTCCAATGTGTCCAACGGGGGTGGTCTTCTCTTGTCTACCAAACATGTCTTTCCTAATATCTTCAGGCATAGACGCAAAAAGTTCAGTATCAACCAGTCCTGGGCAACTATTTAACACGTTAGCTGTCAAATAAGCGCTTTAGCCATCGAGAACAAACATGGTGTTAATGCTATAAATCGCAAAAGATAGAATTTATTCAGAGACCGAGTGCCCATATGCTCTGCAGGCCTGTACATACCGGATAGGTTTGAGATCGATAGCGAGACCTCGGGTAGAGCTTTCTACGGCACCAGCTAGTCCAGATACGAGCCCCCAGCCGGGAATTGGCCTGTAAACCGAAGTCCCGATGGTTAATGTAATTGAACCCCCAGGATTGATCAATTTGTTCTTATGGATGTGTTGAGCTTAAATTTACACCAGTGAGCATTTTCATTATTGATGGACTCCTATGGATTGTGGTATCACCTGCAATTATAGTGGACCAGTACCGAGTACTATTTAGATAACTAGGATTGAAAAAATATATCAAAAATCTGGACAAAATCACTCACTCGAAGAAACTCTGCGAACTCGCGAGGTCAATGTCTTGCTCAGGAAAGTTCACGTTTGCGGGTCTATCTCCGCCAGTAATAACCTAGGATGGGGTTAGGTGAGAGCATGCTATACCCAGAAGCAAAAGGGCATGCCAAATGATCGAATGGTCCCTCTTTAGTCAGAAAGGCCTTGAGCACGTCGAAATCTTTAAGATTGATTACTTGGCCAGTGACAGTAACATTCGATTGGGGCGGGACACCTTGCTTCAGTCTGCCCAGAGCGATATTGACCTTGTCTTGGGACGAGGAAGCTATTACTACCGAGGCACCGTGGCTGAGTGTAGCAGCAGCTACCGAGCGCCCAATGCCTAGGAGTAGTAATCACAAGTAAGTTATTTGTGAAATCCGAGAAACAAGGCATATATATACCGGAGGATCCCCCGATGACAATAACTTTCTTTCCTGACAGTATAGTTGTGTTGCTGGACATGGTGAAGATAGAATACGATTTGCTTTGATCCATTACCTCAATGATCCTCTGTTTTTATATTGCTAGGGGATCCATGCCCACCTTGTGTGCGTCGTAAGTTTAGAGTATGCTCGGAAGCCGAGATCTAGATAGACACATAGGCCACAAGTAATGCGCAATGGGGATTTGTAACTTGCTATTACTAGATTCTGATAGAGAAAGAAGGGAAAGACAATCTGGGCTACCGCAGTCACGAACTTGCCCTAATCAGCGCCCTTGAAGTGGCATAATATGGTCCATTTACGACATCATCGCGCATGTAGATATGTAATTTCCTGAATGCGCGCGCTGGTTTGCCATATGCTTATTCAAACTTCCGCGACCAAGACAGCCCACACCTGTATGCTGAGTAACGGATCACCAACCGAGTCGAGCGTTACGCAGGAGGCGATGTTACCTCGAGATCAAGGGTCTTAATCTGAACTTGAGCCCTACGATGGTGACGAAAAATCAGCCAGTTGATTTACCTGTATTTGAAAATCGTCTTGGATAGTAGTGGATTTGTTCGTTTTCGACCGTCAGCTATCCAATGGATAATTGTGCTCACGCTCTGGAATTATTTTGCCAAAGTATACTATCGTAGTGCATGTCCTGTATGCGCAAATGAGCTTAAATAGTTGTTATAATCCATCGTTTAGCATTGCCTCAATTAACCAGGTGCCCAATTTCTCATAATCTCCGCAAATCCATTACTACGTTTACACTCAAAGTCTGGCCTTCAAGCCAAAGGGTTTGCGACTATAGTATCCTTTCCGACATATACACTACCGTCGGCTTTAAGTATACGCTTGACCGGTGCCAACAGGCCTTTGCGTATGATACGTGTAGTCT
It contains:
- a CDS encoding Zf-rbx1 domain-containing protein is translated as MQSTTSAAACSLCSHPIYIPTPDVEFDSQSISSDIEEIDSIRLPSCGHTFHWTCWASYEIQSPTNRPLCPSPNCGAATLTYPLQSGSSSNAGKLLVTLYNEGGISEGFDLGQALDDERYYDSHPDAKLARAFRSMVSEGDLDAAQEIMISEEWKEMGLSVDCLDEREEGATGGLTSLVLALGRGDEETARTLISWGAKTEGLMG
- a CDS encoding Enoyl-(Acyl carrier protein) reductase, which translates into the protein MSSNTTILSGKKVIVIGGSSGIGRSVAAATLSHGASVVIASSSQDKVNIALGRLKQGVPPQSNVTVTGQVINLKDFDVITGGDRPANVNFPEQDIDLASSQSFFDYLNSTRYWSTIIAAQHIHKNKLINPGGSITLTIGTSVYRPIPGWGLVSGLAGAVESSTRGLAIDLKPIRINTICPGLVDTELFASMPEDIRKDMFGRQEKTTPVGHIGKPEELAEAYLFAMKCTYLTGQVLVVDGGASIA